Within Streptomyces sp. SS1-1, the genomic segment GGGCACCGCCCTCGTCATCGCCACGAAGGGCGTCGAGCTCGACGGCACTACCCTGGAGCTGGCCGCGGGCGAGGTGTGGACCGACGCCGTCGCCCGCACCGTCGAGGCCGGACTCGCCGGCATCGAGTGCCTCGCCGGCATCCCCGGCAGCGCGGGCGCCACCCCGATCCAGAACGTCGGCGCGTACGGCCAGGAGGTCTCCGCGACCATCACCGAGGTCATCGCCTACGACCGCCGGGCCGGCGAGACCGTCACGCTGACGAACGAGGAGTGCGCCTTCTCGTACCGCCACAGCCGCTTCAAGGCCGACCCCGAGCGTCATGTCGTCCTGCGCGTCCGGTTCGAGCTGGAGGACGCGGGCGGGCTCTCCGCGCCGGTGCGGTACGCCGAGACGGCCCGCGCCCTCGGCGTGGAGGTCGGCGACCGGGTGCCGCTGGCCGTCGCGCGGGAGACCGTCCTGAAGCTGCGTGCCGGGAAGGGCATGGTGCTCGACGCCGACGACCACGACACCTGGTCGGCCGGGTCGTTCTTCACCAACCCGATCCTCACCGACGAGCAGTTCGCGGCGTTCCGCGCGCGCGTGGCCGAGCGCCTCGGCGAGGGCGTGGAGCCGCCCGCGTACCCGGCGGGGGAGGGGCACACGAAGACCTCCGCGGCCTGGCTCATCGACAAGGCCGGCTTCACCAAGGGCTACGGCAGCGGCCCCGCCCGTATCTCCACCAAGCACACCCTCGCCCTCACCAACCGGGGCGCGGCCACCACCGAGGACCTGCTGGCGCTGGCCCGCGAGGTCGTCGCCGGGGTCCGCGAGGCGTTCGGAATCACGCTGGTCAACGAGCCGGTGACGGTCGGCGTCAGCCTCTAGAGGCCCTGCAGGCAAAGGCGTCAGTACGCCACCCCCACGCCCTGCTTCACCGTCCTCGCGTCCTGGGTCATCGCCAGCATCGCGTGGGCCACGTCCGCGCGGCCGATGAAGCGGCCCCGGGCCGGGGTCCCGCCGATCACCGTGCGGTACGCGCCGCCGAGCGGCTTGTCCTGGAGCCGGGGCGGCCGGACCGACGTCCACTCCAGGGAGCTGCGGGCGAGGTCCGCCTCCATCTCCCGCAGGTCGTCGTAGACGCTCTTGAGGACCTTGGAGACGACGGCGTGCGTCGTCCGGTCCAGCGGGCCGTCCTCCGGCGCGGCCGGCCCGAGCGGCGCCGCGCTCACCACCAGCAGCCGGTGCGTGCCCTCGGCCTCCATGGCCCGCAGCACCGTGCGGGTCAGCCGCGCGGTGATCCCGGCGTCCTTGCGGGTGCGGGCGCCGAGACCCGACAGGACCGCGTCCCGGCCGGCCACCGCGGGACGCACGGCCTCCGGGTCGGTCAGATCCGCGCGGAACATCTCCAGCCCCGCCCCCGTCACCGGCAGCCGCGCGGGATCCCGTACGACCGCCGCCACCTCGTGCCCGGCGGCGAGCGCCTGGCGGACGATCTCCTGACCGATGCCTCCGGTGGCACCGAACACCGTGAGCTTCATGGCTCTCCCCGATCTCGGAACGACTGGTGGGTAAGTGTTCACTCACCCGTGTCTCGCCTCTGGAGTCAGGGTTCTCGGCGAGCGGCTGACCCGCCTCACCCCGCTGCTCGGCACCCTCACGGCCGAGCCCGGCACCGGCACCCTGGAGGACAACCTGGCCCGCATCGCCGAGCAGGCCGCCCTGTTCTACGAACAGAGCTTCCCGATCGCCGCGTCCCTGTACGCCGAGCCCCAGCTCAAGCGGCGGCACGACGAGGCGCTGCGCAAGATCGGCGCCGGCCCGCACGTGCCGATCGAGGCCCTCGACGCCTATCTGCGCGCCGAGCAGGCCGTGGGCCGCGTCCATCCCGGAGCCGACACCTTCGCGGCCGCCTCCCTGCTCCTCGGCGCCTGCGCCCAGCGCGCGTTCGCCTACGACGCGGGGCCCGAGGACGCCCGCCCGCCCGCGGCCGACTTCGCCGCCCGGCTCGCCCGGACCCTGCTGGACGGAATCTCCGTTGCGCGGGACGCCGCCCGCCCGTGACCCTGACCCCATGAGGCAGCGCACATGCGGCTGAGGCTGACCGAGTTCCGGCCCCGGACCGGGCCGCACATCCACCGGGTCGTCCGGCCGAGGACACCCCTGCGCCACACCGCGCTGACCGCCCCCGACCCCGTCGGCCTGCTCCTCGGCGACCACGACGGCCTGAGCCGGCTGGCCGCCCTGTTCTCCTTCGCCTCCCGCTCCCCGCACACGATCGTCCATGTGCCCCTGCGTGACGGCGTCCCGCCCGACGAGGGCCGGGGAGAGCGGATCGACCTCGTCCTGGCCCACCGCACCCTCGGCCTGCGCCCCAGCCGCTGGCCGGGACTGCGGCGCGCTCTGCGCCAGGGCACCCCGCTGACCGTGCGCACCGATGAGGCCCGCACCGCACGGGACGCACGCGCCTGGCAGGAGAGCCGGGACCGCGACGACCTACGGCACACCACCCACGCGCGCACACTCTTCCTGTTCGGCGGCCGAGAGGTGTTCGCCGAGTCCGCCGAGGACCTCGCCCACGCGGCCGGCTTCGGGCCGCGTCAGA encodes:
- a CDS encoding UDP-N-acetylmuramate dehydrogenase, producing the protein MQVLHDAPLAPLTTFRLGGPATRLVTATTDAEVIDVVREADATGTPLLVIGGGSNLVIGDKGFEGTALVIATKGVELDGTTLELAAGEVWTDAVARTVEAGLAGIECLAGIPGSAGATPIQNVGAYGQEVSATITEVIAYDRRAGETVTLTNEECAFSYRHSRFKADPERHVVLRVRFELEDAGGLSAPVRYAETARALGVEVGDRVPLAVARETVLKLRAGKGMVLDADDHDTWSAGSFFTNPILTDEQFAAFRARVAERLGEGVEPPAYPAGEGHTKTSAAWLIDKAGFTKGYGSGPARISTKHTLALTNRGAATTEDLLALAREVVAGVREAFGITLVNEPVTVGVSL
- a CDS encoding NAD(P)-dependent oxidoreductase encodes the protein MKLTVFGATGGIGQEIVRQALAAGHEVAAVVRDPARLPVTGAGLEMFRADLTDPEAVRPAVAGRDAVLSGLGARTRKDAGITARLTRTVLRAMEAEGTHRLLVVSAAPLGPAAPEDGPLDRTTHAVVSKVLKSVYDDLREMEADLARSSLEWTSVRPPRLQDKPLGGAYRTVIGGTPARGRFIGRADVAHAMLAMTQDARTVKQGVGVAY
- a CDS encoding TetR/AcrR family transcriptional regulator, whose translation is MFTHPCLASGVRVLGERLTRLTPLLGTLTAEPGTGTLEDNLARIAEQAALFYEQSFPIAASLYAEPQLKRRHDEALRKIGAGPHVPIEALDAYLRAEQAVGRVHPGADTFAAASLLLGACAQRAFAYDAGPEDARPPAADFAARLARTLLDGISVARDAARP